The Bacteroidales bacterium genome includes a region encoding these proteins:
- a CDS encoding site-specific integrase: MNFHFSYKVIIRKDRMSPQGLAPVLLRIIINRVVRYYHLHIYIHPSLFDEVKQRIKGNSEEVLKWNYLIGESVRKAENYLFECLKEQKSPTFEEFTLIFEEKRLRDKNSLFDFMQHYININKHTYSPKTIRKYQSELNKLAKFKPVIRFSDVNELFIRSYDRYMRETLGNKTNTVAKSMTFLKSVCQLAVYEGILTKNPFVGYKIKRVPGERETLNEEELKRLIYIFYCPEEFTITKNEHYCLFYFLFSCFTGLRFGDLEKLTKQHIKDDYIELIQGKTKYKVVIPLSRPAKDLLNLIDNLNDIHPSVPIFKLFSNAATNRLLKKIAILANIKKRLTFHVARHTFATISISLNIPLYVVKDMLGHQDIKTTQIYAKVTELKRNKEIEKWNNFF; this comes from the coding sequence AGGGATTAGCACCAGTGTTATTGCGAATAATTATCAACAGGGTTGTTAGATATTATCATTTACATATATATATACACCCTAGTTTATTTGATGAAGTAAAACAGCGAATAAAAGGTAATAGCGAAGAAGTCCTTAAATGGAACTATCTAATAGGTGAAAGTGTTCGAAAGGCTGAGAACTATTTGTTCGAATGCTTAAAAGAACAAAAATCACCTACATTTGAAGAATTTACCTTAATTTTTGAAGAAAAAAGGCTGCGTGATAAAAATTCGCTATTCGATTTCATGCAGCACTATATTAATATCAACAAACATACCTATTCACCAAAAACAATCAGAAAATATCAAAGTGAGCTTAATAAATTAGCGAAGTTTAAACCAGTTATTCGCTTCTCCGATGTAAATGAATTATTTATACGTTCTTATGACAGATATATGCGAGAAACGCTCGGTAATAAAACTAATACCGTAGCTAAAAGTATGACTTTTTTAAAAAGTGTGTGTCAACTTGCTGTTTACGAAGGAATATTAACAAAAAATCCTTTTGTTGGGTATAAAATTAAACGAGTTCCAGGAGAACGCGAAACACTCAACGAAGAAGAGCTTAAACGCTTAATTTATATTTTTTATTGCCCGGAAGAATTTACTATAACTAAAAACGAACATTACTGCTTGTTTTATTTTCTTTTTTCCTGTTTTACAGGGCTTCGCTTTGGCGACTTAGAAAAATTAACAAAACAGCATATTAAAGACGATTATATTGAACTTATACAGGGTAAAACAAAATATAAAGTAGTTATCCCACTATCAAGACCAGCCAAAGATCTTTTAAATTTAATCGACAATTTAAACGATATTCACCCATCAGTCCCTATATTTAAACTATTTTCCAATGCAGCTACCAATCGTTTATTAAAAAAAATTGCTATATTAGCTAATATAAAAAAGCGATTAACCTTTCATGTAGCACGACATACTTTTGCTACTATTTCTATTAGCTTAAATATACCTTTATATGTTGTAAAAGATATGTTAGGACATCAAGATATCAAAACCACACAAATATATGCTAAAGTAACCGAACTAAAACGAAATAAAGAAATTGAAAAATGGAATAATTTTTTTTGA